In Acetomicrobium sp. S15 = DSM 107314, the sequence AAAATGCCACAGTTTATATAAAACAAGCGGTCGATGGCGAAGTAAAAGAATATCATCTCTGCGATGAATGCGCTCGCAACATGGAGGCGGATAAGCTCTTCCCGGAGTTCGGGCAGTTGGATTCGGCTTTCGGTAGTCTCTTGAGTTCCCTGTGGGAGCCTTTCGTGCCCGAAAAAGTGAGTTCGCACCATCTAACGAAGAAAAAGGTCGTTTCGTGTCCCAAATGCGGGTTAGATTTGGCCGGCTTTCAACAGGTAGGCAAGTTCGGCTGCGCCAGGTGTTACGAAACATTTAAAGAGTATATTAATCCCTTGGTGAGGAAGATTCAC encodes:
- a CDS encoding UvrB/UvrC motif-containing protein, which codes for MEADKLFPEFGQLDSAFGSLLSSLWEPFVPEKVSSHHLTKKKVVSCPKCGLDLAGFQQVGKFGCARCYETFKEYINPLVRKIHGADVHRGLRPGRKRAAKGAPLDELDALRRELQEAVEKEEYERAAQLRDRIRTLEGRSGHDA